The genomic segment AGTCAGCCAAAGACCTTGTCCGCGCGATTGAATTGAAAAATTTGCTGGATGCCGGCCGGATGATTTCAAACGCCGCTTTAGCGAGGAAGGAAAGCAGAGGGGGACATTATCGCACTGACTTTCCGACGCTGGATCCGAATTTAAGTCAAAACATCATTATAGACGCGAACAGGCCGGAAGGTTGTTTTTTCGCGAAATTGGCCGAGTTGTAAAGAACGGGGGATGAGGAATGAGTGTGCTTCCGGAAACAATGCGGGCTTTAGTTTACGAAGCCCCTCGCCAAATGACAATGAGAGAGGTAAAGGTGCCGAAACCGGAAACGGGCGAGCTCTTGATTCGCGTTTCCGTGGCGGGCATTTGCGGCTCGGATTTGGGAGGATACCTGGGGCATAATTCGCTGCGCAAGCCGCCGCTGATCATGGGACATGAGTTTTCCGGAACGGTCGCCGCCATCGGAGTTGGAGCGGCGGAAAAAGCGGGAAAACCGTTTCGGATTGGCGATCGGGTAACCGTGAATCCCCTTGTAAGCTGCGGGCAATGCGATCGCTGCAAAGAAAGCAGGGAGCACTTATGCCCCGACCGCAAACTTCTCGGCGCGGGGCTGCCGGGCGCTTTTGCCGAATTTGTCAAAGTGCCTGCGGAAAATGTGCATCATTTGCCCGATTCCGTAAGT from the Bacilli bacterium genome contains:
- a CDS encoding alcohol dehydrogenase catalytic domain-containing protein, with the translated sequence MPKPETGELLIRVSVAGICGSDLGGYLGHNSLRKPPLIMGHEFSGTVAAIGVGAAEKAGKPFRIGDRVTVNPLVSCGQCDRCKESREHLCPDRKLLGAGLPGAFAEFVKVPAENVHHLPDSVS